Proteins encoded by one window of Candidatus Paceibacterota bacterium:
- the uxaC gene encoding glucuronate isomerase — protein sequence MKFIHEDFLLQTRTAARLYHQYAEGEPILDYHCHLPPQDVAENRQFRNLFEIWLEGDHYKWRAMRANGVAERYCTGAAKPFEKFQAWAATVPRTLRNPLYHWTHLELKRYFGIDELLDEKSAARIWRKAGEQLATPGLSARGILKRFRVAAVCTTDDPTDGLVHHKALAASGLATRVLPTFRPDKALGVHQPAQFNEWVRRLEQAADMDVRGWGQFLDALRKRHDYFHAQGCRLSDHGLSQCYTDFRPEKTAATIFDRARRGRAASPAEHGQFAAFMMLFFGRLNAERGWTMQLHLGPLRNNNTRLLSQLGPDTGFDSIGDYPQGVALAAYLDALDREQSLPRTILYNINPADNYVFAAMLGNFPGDGVAAKVQMGSGWWFLDQKEGMEWQLNALSNLGLLSRFVGMVTDSRSFMSYPRHEYFRRVLCNLIGRDMENGELPKDEKLLGEMIRGICYGNAQQYLALAADIAGGKARKLSGVGSTARVASRRKGKRTL from the coding sequence ATGAAGTTCATTCACGAAGATTTTCTCCTGCAGACGCGGACGGCGGCGCGGCTCTATCACCAATATGCGGAGGGGGAACCGATCCTGGACTACCATTGCCACCTGCCGCCGCAGGACGTAGCGGAGAACCGGCAGTTCAGAAACCTGTTCGAGATTTGGCTGGAAGGAGACCACTACAAGTGGCGGGCCATGCGCGCGAACGGCGTGGCGGAACGTTACTGCACCGGAGCAGCCAAGCCATTTGAGAAGTTTCAGGCCTGGGCCGCCACCGTGCCACGCACGCTGCGCAACCCGCTTTACCATTGGACGCATCTGGAGCTGAAGCGCTATTTCGGCATAGACGAGCTGCTCGACGAGAAGAGCGCGGCGCGGATTTGGAGGAAGGCGGGCGAGCAGTTGGCCACGCCAGGGCTTAGCGCGCGAGGCATTCTTAAGCGATTCAGGGTCGCCGCGGTGTGCACGACGGACGATCCGACGGATGGCCTGGTCCACCACAAGGCGCTGGCGGCTTCCGGTTTGGCGACGCGGGTGCTGCCAACGTTCCGGCCGGATAAAGCACTGGGAGTGCACCAGCCGGCGCAGTTCAACGAGTGGGTCAGGCGGTTGGAGCAGGCGGCAGACATGGATGTGCGCGGGTGGGGACAATTCCTGGACGCCCTGAGGAAACGGCACGATTACTTTCATGCGCAAGGCTGCCGGCTGTCGGACCACGGCTTGTCCCAGTGTTATACCGACTTCCGTCCCGAGAAGACGGCGGCAACGATTTTTGACAGAGCGCGCCGCGGCCGGGCGGCGTCGCCGGCCGAGCACGGGCAGTTCGCCGCCTTCATGATGCTGTTCTTCGGACGGTTGAACGCAGAGCGGGGGTGGACCATGCAGCTTCATTTGGGTCCGCTGCGCAACAATAACACGCGATTGTTGAGCCAGCTTGGTCCGGACACGGGCTTTGATTCCATCGGCGACTATCCGCAGGGTGTGGCGTTGGCAGCCTATTTAGACGCGCTGGACCGCGAGCAGTCGCTGCCCAGGACTATTCTCTACAATATCAACCCGGCGGATAATTACGTCTTTGCCGCGATGCTGGGGAATTTTCCGGGCGACGGAGTCGCCGCCAAGGTCCAGATGGGCTCAGGCTGGTGGTTTCTCGACCAGAAAGAGGGAATGGAGTGGCAGCTCAACGCGTTGTCCAACCTGGGCCTGCTCTCCCGCTTTGTCGGCATGGTGACGGATTCGCGTTCCTTCATGTCCTATCCACGGCATGAGTATTTCAGGCGGGTGCTGTGCAACCTGATCGGCCGGGACATGGAGAATGGGGAATTGCCAAAGGACGAGAAGCTGCTTGGAGAGATGATTCGCGGCATCTGCTATGGGAATGCACAGCAGTACTTGGCGCTGGCCGCGGATATCGCCGGCGGAAAGGCACGCAAGTTATCGGGCGTTGGGAGCACGGCCAGAGTCGCTTCCCGGCGCAAGGGCAAAAGGACTCTGTAG
- a CDS encoding sugar phosphate isomerase/epimerase family protein: protein MRTTTYTRRDFLRHVVVSGAGATLAMTSLSQAADRPAAKKAKLSTPNAEKLGWHLCCGLYTFRDRSFYEALEVLAGMGVRRVEPCFFLPLSKNEPGLKTSESLAPGKRREMKKRMADLGISMPSCYAPIEGDKSAYRKIFDFAKEMEVKTLVAEPPPEALEALDGLCREYKISLAVHNHPQGPGSKYWNPDTVIKACEGRSARVGGCPDTGHWVRSGLDTLASLKKYQNRLITVHLKDAAESGKRNCRDVPLGTGQANFSAILKQLYDWKWRGVMTVEYEHLSPQLVHEVEQCVRFVEDFATGVRK, encoded by the coding sequence ATGAGAACAACCACCTATACTCGCCGTGACTTCCTGAGACACGTTGTTGTGTCCGGAGCCGGCGCGACATTGGCAATGACATCCCTGTCGCAGGCGGCGGATCGGCCCGCCGCAAAGAAGGCCAAGCTAAGCACTCCTAACGCGGAGAAACTGGGCTGGCACCTCTGCTGCGGTCTTTACACATTCCGCGACCGTAGCTTCTACGAGGCGCTGGAGGTCCTCGCCGGAATGGGCGTGCGGCGAGTGGAACCGTGTTTCTTCCTGCCACTGAGCAAAAACGAGCCCGGCCTGAAGACCAGCGAAAGCCTGGCCCCCGGAAAACGGCGCGAGATGAAGAAGCGAATGGCTGACCTGGGAATCAGCATGCCCAGTTGTTACGCGCCGATCGAGGGAGACAAGAGCGCCTACCGCAAGATCTTCGACTTTGCGAAAGAGATGGAGGTTAAGACGCTCGTGGCTGAGCCCCCGCCAGAGGCGTTGGAGGCGCTCGATGGATTGTGCCGGGAGTACAAGATCAGCCTGGCGGTCCACAATCACCCGCAAGGCCCAGGCTCGAAGTACTGGAACCCGGACACGGTAATCAAGGCCTGCGAGGGGCGAAGCGCAAGGGTCGGCGGCTGCCCGGACACCGGCCACTGGGTGCGGTCAGGCCTGGACACATTGGCCAGCCTTAAGAAATATCAGAATCGCCTTATTACGGTGCATTTAAAGGACGCGGCGGAATCGGGCAAACGAAATTGCCGGGACGTGCCGCTCGGCACCGGGCAAGCCAACTTTTCGGCCATTCTCAAGCAGCTCTATGACTGGAAGTGGCGCGGCGTGATGACGGTGGAATACGAGCACCTGTCGCCGCAACTGGTTCATGAAGTCGAGCAGTGTGTCAGGTTCGTCGAAGACTTCGCCACGGGCGTCAGGAAATAG